A region of Acidisarcina sp. DNA encodes the following proteins:
- the flhA gene encoding flagellar biosynthesis protein FlhA, whose amino-acid sequence MSTNAMAAPTRMRPAAQGSGTAPGGKGGWGARLMKLARDLMLPVGAISVVFVMLVPMPAILLDLLLALSLAAAVLVFLSAVQVRRAVDFSVFPTLLLLLTLFRLSLNIASSRRILLHGSEGTAAAGHVIEAFGQFVVGGNYVVGFVLFLALIAIQFLVISHGAVRTAEVTARFTLDALPGKQMAIDADMNAGLIDEATARKRRGEIAHEAEFYGAMDGAARFNQRDALATILITAINIIAGLLIGVLQQGVDLAEAVRTYTILTVGDGLVTMIPSLLVSVAGGIVLTRASSSGSLGGELGTQLFSRSNTLYIASGVLAAMCLIPGLPKLAFLLVSIGLALLGRSIARRSLAAAAVQEAEPKKADPVQSDNMASLLRMEDLSLEIGFQLIPLVDEKQGGQLLGRVRTLRRHLATELGFLIPPVHISDNLRLKPREYVCSLHGIEMGRWQTEGNALLAVSGDPHRLPLPGRETREPAFGVPALWIAPALEDQAIAAGYSVVDPITVMSTHLAELIRQHAHELLGRPEVKRLMDSMSESHPKLAEELVPKVMTLGEVQKVLQQLLREQVSIRDFGTILETLVDVAPANKSLPYLVECCRQALSRRLVRPLLDADGSLPVLLFDPAIEEELLSYFGADAGARQLTDGLGRSTPLLKRVVDSLKGLIGSQSSSALPVLLCPSPARYYLRRWLEPLVPRVTVVSPAEIPPETRLRAVGTIR is encoded by the coding sequence ATGAGTACAAATGCTATGGCGGCTCCGACGAGGATGCGGCCAGCAGCACAGGGATCTGGAACCGCTCCTGGAGGAAAAGGCGGATGGGGTGCGCGCCTGATGAAGCTGGCCCGCGACCTGATGTTGCCGGTTGGGGCGATCAGCGTTGTCTTCGTCATGCTGGTCCCCATGCCGGCGATTCTGCTGGATCTCTTGCTGGCTCTTTCGCTGGCCGCTGCGGTTCTGGTGTTTCTCTCCGCCGTGCAGGTTCGCCGGGCGGTAGATTTTTCGGTTTTCCCGACGCTGCTGCTCCTGCTGACGCTCTTTCGCCTGTCGCTGAACATCGCCTCCAGCCGCCGCATTCTGTTGCATGGAAGCGAGGGCACGGCGGCGGCCGGTCATGTGATCGAGGCCTTCGGACAGTTTGTCGTTGGCGGCAACTATGTGGTCGGGTTCGTACTGTTCCTGGCGTTGATCGCGATTCAGTTTCTGGTAATCAGCCATGGCGCGGTGCGAACTGCCGAGGTCACCGCTCGCTTTACTCTCGATGCGCTGCCGGGTAAGCAGATGGCGATCGATGCGGATATGAACGCCGGCCTGATCGATGAGGCCACGGCCCGCAAGCGGCGCGGGGAGATCGCCCATGAAGCGGAGTTTTACGGCGCGATGGACGGAGCTGCCCGCTTCAATCAGCGGGATGCCCTGGCCACGATTCTGATCACCGCGATCAACATTATTGCCGGGCTGCTGATCGGGGTATTGCAGCAGGGCGTGGATCTTGCGGAGGCAGTCCGGACCTACACGATCCTGACGGTCGGCGATGGACTGGTGACGATGATTCCTTCGTTGCTGGTGTCGGTCGCAGGAGGCATTGTGCTGACGCGCGCCTCCTCCTCCGGAAGCCTGGGTGGAGAACTGGGCACGCAGTTGTTCTCGCGTTCGAACACTCTCTACATTGCCAGCGGAGTTCTGGCCGCAATGTGTTTGATTCCCGGACTGCCCAAGCTGGCGTTCCTTCTGGTGTCGATCGGGCTGGCGCTGCTGGGCCGATCGATTGCCAGGCGCTCGCTGGCCGCTGCCGCGGTGCAGGAGGCCGAGCCGAAGAAGGCCGATCCGGTGCAGAGCGACAACATGGCTTCGCTGCTGCGTATGGAGGATCTGAGCCTGGAGATCGGCTTCCAACTGATTCCGCTGGTGGATGAAAAGCAGGGAGGTCAGCTTCTGGGACGGGTGCGTACGCTGCGCCGCCATCTTGCCACGGAGCTCGGCTTCCTGATTCCTCCGGTGCACATCTCCGACAATCTACGGCTCAAGCCACGGGAGTATGTCTGCTCCCTGCATGGAATCGAGATGGGCCGCTGGCAGACGGAAGGCAATGCGTTGCTGGCCGTCTCGGGAGATCCGCATCGCCTGCCGCTGCCGGGGCGGGAGACACGTGAGCCTGCCTTTGGAGTTCCGGCGCTGTGGATTGCTCCGGCGTTGGAAGATCAGGCAATTGCGGCAGGCTACTCGGTGGTGGATCCCATCACCGTGATGAGCACGCATCTCGCGGAGCTGATTCGCCAGCATGCCCATGAGCTGCTGGGGCGGCCCGAGGTCAAGCGCCTGATGGATTCGATGAGCGAATCGCACCCCAAGCTGGCCGAGGAGCTGGTGCCCAAGGTGATGACGCTGGGCGAGGTGCAGAAGGTGCTGCAGCAACTGTTGCGTGAGCAGGTATCGATTCGCGACTTCGGCACCATTCTGGAAACCCTCGTCGATGTGGCACCGGCGAATAAGAGTCTGCCCTACCTGGTGGAGTGTTGCCGGCAGGCTCTCAGCCGCCGACTGGTTCGCCCGCTGCTCGATGCGGATGGATCGCTGCCGGTCCTGCTCTTCGACCCGGCAATCGAGGAGGAGCTGCTGAGCTACTTCGGAGCCGATGCCGGCGCGCGTCAGCTTACCGATGGACTCGGCAGAAGTACACCGCTGCTGAAGCGGGTGGTCGATTCTTTGAAGGGTCTAATCGGTTCCCAGTCTTCCTCGGCACTTCCCGTGCTTCTTTGTCCGAGTCCGGCGCGCTATTACCTGCGCCGCTGGCTGGAGCCGCTGGTGCCGCGAGTGACGGTGGTGTCTCCCGCGGAGATTCCGCCGGAGACCAGGCTGCGAGCGGTGGGCACGATTCGATAG
- a CDS encoding EscU/YscU/HrcU family type III secretion system export apparatus switch protein has protein sequence MSSDRTEQASPRKKQKAREKGDLPRSRELLSGCGMLAGVLLLGSVAPRWVETWTSSYQQFLLLGLKAGWDRDQGVAAVLQLRSVALELLSPLLLLFAAVTSATLVAGIAQGGGLSFHGEALQPKFDRLNPVSNLKNIFSLRATARLGKSLIPALALSVLAYQKIRHQDAMAALSLVRLQTMFGDVYSLLMDAAWIIFAWAAVDFAIEWRSWEQRLKMSKQDMRDEYKESEGNPQIRSRIRGLQRQMRHRKLREDVSNATVVITNPTHFAVALSFDFDTMEAPRVLAKGRDLIAEQMKSEARWAGVPIVENPPLARSLYRSVEPGQPIPFDLYAAVAGILAFLYRQEVEERMKRQRAAEAAAQTKAQRAAPAASPSGSGTRSTDGISTQEKRGTETSSGSATEIDATEIDTAGTHTTGAHATGTDKTGTNDTGTDTETQPDGNQWKRDER, from the coding sequence ATGAGTTCGGACCGCACCGAGCAGGCATCTCCAAGAAAGAAACAGAAAGCTCGCGAGAAAGGCGACCTGCCACGGAGCCGCGAGCTGCTATCGGGCTGCGGAATGCTGGCTGGCGTTCTACTGCTGGGGTCGGTCGCGCCGCGCTGGGTGGAGACATGGACGAGTAGTTATCAGCAGTTCCTGCTGCTGGGCCTGAAGGCAGGCTGGGACCGCGACCAGGGCGTTGCCGCGGTACTCCAGCTTCGCTCGGTGGCGCTCGAGCTTCTCTCTCCTTTGCTGCTCTTGTTTGCCGCAGTTACAAGCGCGACGCTGGTGGCAGGAATCGCCCAGGGGGGCGGGCTCAGCTTTCATGGCGAAGCGCTGCAACCTAAGTTTGACCGGCTGAATCCGGTATCCAACCTGAAAAATATCTTCTCTCTGCGGGCAACGGCCCGGCTGGGAAAATCGCTGATCCCCGCGCTGGCGCTGAGCGTGCTTGCCTATCAAAAGATCCGGCATCAGGACGCGATGGCAGCGCTCAGCCTGGTACGGCTGCAGACCATGTTTGGTGATGTCTACAGCCTGCTGATGGATGCTGCATGGATCATTTTTGCATGGGCGGCAGTCGACTTCGCGATCGAGTGGCGCAGCTGGGAGCAGCGCCTGAAGATGAGCAAGCAGGACATGCGCGACGAGTACAAGGAGTCGGAGGGCAATCCTCAGATCCGCAGCCGCATTCGTGGCCTGCAGCGGCAGATGCGTCACCGCAAGCTGCGGGAAGACGTTAGTAATGCAACCGTTGTGATTACAAATCCCACGCACTTTGCGGTTGCTCTCAGCTTTGACTTCGACACCATGGAGGCTCCCCGGGTTCTGGCAAAAGGACGCGACCTGATCGCGGAGCAGATGAAGAGCGAGGCGAGGTGGGCGGGTGTGCCGATCGTGGAGAATCCCCCACTGGCCAGGTCGCTCTATCGTTCGGTCGAGCCCGGCCAGCCGATTCCGTTCGATCTGTATGCAGCGGTCGCGGGAATCCTTGCATTCCTCTATCGGCAGGAAGTGGAGGAGAGGATGAAGCGGCAACGTGCTGCTGAGGCTGCGGCACAGACAAAGGCGCAGCGCGCGGCTCCGGCTGCGTCGCCCAGCGGTTCGGGAACCCGGTCCACGGATGGAATCTCCACCCAGGAGAAACGCGGAACCGAGACCTCTTCCGGCAGCGCAACCGAAATCGATGCTACCGAAATAGACACGGCCGGGACACATACAACCGGGGCACATGCAACCGGGACAGATAAAACCGGGACAAATGACACCGGGACAGATACAGAAACGCAGCCTGATGGCAATCAGTGGAAGAGGGACGAGCGATGA
- a CDS encoding flagellar biosynthetic protein FliR encodes MMTHPDWSRFLSAMVLVLMRISGLMVFAPVFSSQAIPARVKALFAFFISILLAPVVAALPMTHAELGILPVLGELGVGLLYGLSLALLNELLIFAGQVIGVQFSFSLVNLLDPNSQVQTPLIGQMLSLFGSMVVLASGLHRTLLASVMRSFAEAPMGAVFLDARTGTALAGMAGGVFLAALQLAAPVLAATLLVEFAISLLGRLSPQLPALALTVPAKTMVGYVVLIGSLALWPRFIETRFSALLDSAEMLVRHCVVRS; translated from the coding sequence ATGATGACCCATCCGGACTGGAGCCGATTTCTTTCGGCGATGGTGCTGGTGCTGATGCGCATCAGCGGCCTGATGGTCTTTGCGCCGGTCTTCTCCTCGCAGGCAATCCCTGCGCGGGTGAAGGCGCTCTTTGCGTTCTTTATCTCCATTCTGCTGGCACCAGTCGTCGCCGCGCTTCCGATGACGCATGCCGAACTGGGCATTCTGCCGGTGCTCGGCGAGCTGGGTGTCGGCCTGCTTTACGGACTCTCCCTGGCGTTGCTGAATGAGTTGCTGATATTTGCTGGACAGGTAATCGGGGTGCAGTTCAGCTTCTCGCTGGTCAACCTTCTCGATCCGAATTCGCAAGTGCAGACGCCCTTGATAGGGCAGATGTTGAGCTTGTTCGGAAGCATGGTGGTGCTGGCCTCGGGACTGCATCGGACGCTGCTCGCCTCCGTTATGCGGAGCTTTGCCGAGGCTCCGATGGGAGCGGTGTTTCTGGATGCGCGCACCGGTACCGCATTGGCCGGGATGGCGGGCGGGGTCTTTCTTGCAGCTTTGCAACTGGCGGCTCCGGTACTTGCGGCGACGCTTCTGGTGGAGTTCGCGATCTCGTTACTGGGAAGACTTTCGCCGCAATTGCCGGCGCTTGCGCTTACCGTTCCGGCGAAGACGATGGTTGGCTATGTCGTACTGATCGGATCTCTGGCGCTGTGGCCGCGCTTCATCGAAACGCGCTTTTCCGCGTTGCTGGACTCGGCGGAGATGCTGGTCCGGCATTGCGTGGTGAGGAGCTAG
- a CDS encoding flagellar biosynthetic protein FliQ yields MSPDQVAELMRQLLKEALIVSGPVLLAASAISFLLSLVQTLTSLQEQTLTAVPRMLIVVGLLLVGMPWFLKRLIVYTLSLFGDFHRYLG; encoded by the coding sequence GTGAGTCCCGATCAGGTAGCCGAACTGATGCGGCAGTTGTTGAAGGAGGCGCTGATTGTGAGCGGGCCGGTGCTGCTTGCGGCGAGCGCGATCAGTTTTCTTCTCAGCCTGGTGCAGACCCTGACCTCATTGCAAGAGCAGACCCTGACGGCGGTGCCTCGCATGTTGATCGTGGTCGGACTGCTGCTGGTGGGGATGCCGTGGTTTCTCAAGCGGCTGATCGTCTACACGCTTTCGTTGTTTGGAGATTTTCACCGCTACCTGGGCTAG
- the fliP gene encoding flagellar type III secretion system pore protein FliP (The bacterial flagellar biogenesis protein FliP forms a type III secretion system (T3SS)-type pore required for flagellar assembly.) has translation MNLPLLAFAAAPVPLQSLPLLDGRMTSNSSVPWTIIFGLTMITLLPSILLSMTPMVRLLIVFHFLRQALGTQTAPSNQTLMGLGLMMTWFLMQPVVVAVNQQAIEPYRQGQITGWQAIDRGSEPPKHFMLRYAREKDLALFTAASQTARPARAEDLPMQVVIPAYMLSELKAGFQIGAVLFLPFLLIDLVVASITTAIGMFQLPPVVISTPLKILLFVMVDGWNLLAGSLLKSF, from the coding sequence GTGAACCTTCCGCTCCTCGCGTTTGCGGCTGCTCCGGTCCCGCTGCAGAGTCTGCCTTTGCTCGATGGCCGTATGACGTCAAACAGCTCGGTCCCATGGACGATCATCTTCGGGCTCACGATGATTACGCTGCTGCCGTCGATTCTGCTCTCGATGACGCCGATGGTGCGTCTGCTGATCGTCTTCCACTTTTTGCGGCAGGCGCTGGGGACGCAGACCGCGCCGAGCAATCAGACGCTGATGGGCCTGGGGCTGATGATGACCTGGTTCCTGATGCAGCCGGTGGTTGTCGCGGTGAACCAGCAGGCGATTGAACCCTACCGGCAAGGGCAGATTACGGGCTGGCAGGCAATCGATCGAGGCAGCGAGCCGCCGAAGCACTTCATGCTGCGATACGCGCGAGAGAAGGATCTTGCTCTCTTTACCGCAGCATCGCAGACGGCGCGCCCGGCCAGGGCGGAGGATCTTCCCATGCAGGTGGTGATTCCCGCCTACATGCTCTCCGAACTGAAGGCCGGCTTCCAGATTGGCGCGGTACTTTTTCTGCCCTTCCTGCTGATCGATCTTGTGGTGGCGTCGATCACGACCGCCATCGGCATGTTCCAACTGCCTCCGGTGGTGATCTCGACTCCGCTGAAGATTCTGCTCTTCGTGATGGTGGATGGCTGGAATCTGCTGGCGGGTTCGTTGCTGAAGAGCTTTTAG
- a CDS encoding flagellar biosynthetic protein FliO, which translates to MSFADAIRMVSLPQKRAGLLSRLSETLGWLFSKIKPAALHRPRELHVEERLAFGPKKSLTVVRCGAQRFLVASGADTITAVLPLDRGSRRVRAVRRVAGRKW; encoded by the coding sequence ATGTCGTTTGCGGATGCAATCCGAATGGTCTCTCTGCCGCAGAAGCGGGCTGGCCTGCTGTCGCGGCTTAGCGAGACGCTGGGCTGGCTGTTTTCGAAGATAAAGCCGGCGGCCCTTCATCGCCCGCGGGAGCTTCACGTGGAAGAGCGGCTGGCCTTCGGGCCGAAGAAGAGCCTGACTGTCGTTCGCTGTGGTGCGCAGCGTTTTCTGGTAGCGAGCGGAGCGGACACCATCACCGCGGTGCTGCCGCTGGATCGAGGAAGCCGGCGCGTTCGTGCGGTGCGCAGGGTAGCCGGGAGGAAGTGGTGA
- a CDS encoding FliM/FliN family flagellar motor C-terminal domain-containing protein has protein sequence MSSTEMQSAEEKPDQVAGDDSNAALLVLEKEEDEEQSAAKTRAEAAQNLQSALAVLPTQLDVCVPLPSFRVSDLLALEPGRVLVSEWGSMEDLPLSCGQVQLVWTEFEVVDQKIAVRVTRLV, from the coding sequence ATGAGTTCCACGGAAATGCAGAGTGCCGAGGAGAAGCCTGACCAGGTTGCCGGGGACGACTCCAATGCCGCTCTGCTGGTGCTCGAAAAAGAAGAGGACGAAGAGCAGTCCGCGGCAAAGACACGCGCCGAAGCAGCACAGAATTTGCAATCTGCATTAGCGGTTCTGCCAACGCAGCTGGATGTGTGCGTCCCTCTGCCCTCCTTTCGCGTATCGGACCTGCTCGCGCTGGAACCGGGGCGGGTGCTGGTCAGCGAGTGGGGAAGCATGGAAGATCTGCCGCTGAGCTGCGGGCAGGTGCAACTGGTGTGGACAGAGTTCGAAGTCGTGGACCAGAAGATCGCCGTCCGGGTGACTCGGCTGGTTTGA
- a CDS encoding flagellar hook protein FlgE, with amino-acid sequence MPSFSIPLTGLEADSTALNTIANNLSNMNTTAYKAQSASFSDLFYQQIGSAGSGDPLQQGAGTQIASISSNFTSGSTNSTGKATDVALNGNGFFVVQGNGGPEYTRAGNFQLDSSGNLITQAGQRVMGYPAAGGVVNTNAPLRAINIPVGQVEQPKATSLMSMTANLDASAAAGTQVPGQITLYDSLGVSHLATVTFTKSAAAANQWGYQVSLPAADLPPAAATTIASGSLTFDSQGALKTVSDSAGTQIAPVTAGGVTTYPPVSISSVPLADSAAPLSFNWQLFDSNSVGTITQVAAASGVAKTTQDGYMSGQYQSFSIDSKGVLSATFDNGQQSVIGQLAVASVANEQGLSRIGENSFAATSASGQPSVGVAGAAGRGTIQGGALEASNVDISTEFSNLIIAQRAFEANSKAITTFDTVTQQTINMIR; translated from the coding sequence ATGCCATCGTTTTCCATTCCACTGACTGGTCTCGAGGCGGATTCGACTGCCCTGAACACCATTGCCAACAATCTTTCCAACATGAACACCACCGCCTACAAGGCGCAGAGCGCCAGCTTCAGCGATCTCTTCTATCAGCAGATCGGAAGCGCCGGTTCGGGGGATCCACTGCAGCAGGGCGCCGGAACGCAGATAGCTTCGATCAGCAGCAACTTTACTTCGGGCAGCACGAATAGCACCGGCAAGGCCACGGATGTCGCATTGAATGGGAATGGGTTCTTCGTGGTTCAGGGAAATGGCGGGCCCGAATATACGCGCGCCGGCAACTTCCAGCTGGACTCCTCGGGCAACCTGATCACGCAGGCGGGGCAGAGAGTGATGGGCTATCCGGCTGCAGGCGGCGTCGTCAATACGAACGCGCCGCTGAGGGCGATCAACATTCCCGTGGGACAGGTGGAGCAGCCCAAGGCGACGAGCCTGATGTCGATGACTGCGAATCTGGATGCATCCGCAGCCGCAGGAACGCAGGTTCCGGGACAGATCACGCTGTACGATTCGCTGGGCGTGAGCCACCTGGCCACCGTGACCTTCACCAAGTCTGCCGCTGCTGCGAACCAGTGGGGCTATCAGGTTTCGCTGCCGGCTGCGGATCTGCCTCCTGCTGCTGCGACAACGATTGCATCCGGCTCGTTGACCTTCGACAGTCAAGGTGCACTTAAAACGGTGAGCGACAGCGCCGGAACACAGATCGCGCCCGTCACCGCAGGCGGCGTGACGACCTATCCCCCGGTCTCGATCAGCAGCGTGCCGCTAGCTGATAGTGCGGCGCCTCTCTCCTTCAATTGGCAGCTCTTCGATAGCAATAGCGTGGGAACGATCACCCAGGTTGCTGCCGCCTCCGGAGTGGCAAAGACCACGCAGGATGGCTACATGAGCGGTCAGTACCAGAGCTTTTCCATCGACTCGAAGGGCGTGCTTTCGGCTACCTTCGATAACGGCCAGCAATCGGTGATCGGTCAGCTTGCGGTGGCCTCGGTTGCCAATGAGCAGGGGCTGAGCCGTATAGGCGAGAACAGCTTTGCTGCCACCAGTGCCTCTGGTCAACCCAGCGTGGGAGTCGCGGGAGCGGCGGGGCGAGGCACCATACAGGGGGGCGCGCTTGAAGCCTCCAATGTCGATATCTCAACCGAGTTCTCCAACCTGATCATCGCCCAGCGCGCCTTCGAGGCGAACTCCAAGGCGATTACAACCTTCGACACGGTGACGCAGCAGACGATCAACATGATCCGCTAG
- a CDS encoding flagellar hook capping FlgD N-terminal domain-containing protein: protein MQVGETQNIQTTHPLTAATQAAQTVKANAASASTSTSSNTANITSNDFLTLLVAEMRHQDPTANTDPNQYINQLVQVNSLQQLIEINTALGGNNTTSTTGSSAAVANALSRNHAGASEVPTAPLATTAKSQS, encoded by the coding sequence ATGCAGGTAGGAGAGACACAGAACATTCAGACCACGCATCCGCTGACCGCAGCAACGCAGGCAGCGCAGACCGTGAAGGCAAATGCTGCATCCGCCTCCACATCAACCTCCAGCAATACAGCGAACATCACCTCAAACGACTTTCTCACGCTTCTGGTGGCGGAGATGAGGCATCAGGATCCGACTGCGAACACCGATCCCAACCAGTACATCAATCAGTTGGTGCAGGTGAACAGCCTGCAACAGCTCATCGAGATCAACACCGCTCTTGGCGGCAACAACACCACATCCACGACAGGCAGTTCTGCCGCTGTGGCGAACGCTCTCAGCCGCAACCACGCAGGCGCCAGCGAAGTTCCGACGGCCCCGCTCGCGACCACGGCGAAGAGCCAGTCCTGA
- a CDS encoding flagellar hook-length control protein FliK, giving the protein MATNLPEAVTAPATMPAIVPAMAATTAASKVSATGVVRADSARSAANADDSNGQRGFSDVLTEKVAAEAGTAPALAGGAGKQSSATAPGSGSSLPESSLSGYSVDGLKQEAAVLPGGVIAGKGSRGIQAFGLDGVQLREVSTTSTGKSDAKNDLENDLKNDLKNDLKDGQKDIAKAGARDDLKSDAKNMEKKRASLDASTSSSLGIPLVADLISGTLPTATPGIASGTSAKSAAPGALTSGVAPGKPALAQAGASQYGAASLGEPSPAVVVQAGSQSAGESVPGFPAAFQGSVGSLSTQVPMKAAADLVQPKDIQSTKDAQPTQALSAQAASSTGSAPALQAKTAVAVAKAAGAQGILPGHLQAGRKASAAEVTAAVAGETRDVAANPAATVQAAPGVSPGVSSGANSGAAAMPSGASATASASARAMASDPFTAMDGGMPEPQLMHATHQEVAVGLHDPTYGWMEINTHFAGGQVNASFTTASSEAHHVLQTQLPAMAEYLSSRDIQVDHFSLAGNSSQSQGFSGGGDAPSQSNGQGQPRTEQAAPVRREALAAESMGVSGGERRGASRIDILA; this is encoded by the coding sequence ATGGCGACGAACCTTCCGGAAGCAGTGACTGCACCAGCGACCATGCCAGCGATCGTACCTGCGATGGCGGCAACAACAGCGGCATCTAAAGTATCGGCAACAGGAGTGGTGCGGGCAGACTCGGCCCGCTCCGCGGCAAATGCGGATGATTCGAACGGGCAGCGCGGCTTTTCCGATGTGCTTACGGAGAAGGTGGCTGCGGAAGCGGGGACGGCTCCTGCGCTGGCGGGCGGCGCTGGCAAGCAATCGTCGGCGACTGCTCCAGGCAGCGGGTCATCCCTTCCTGAATCCTCTCTTTCTGGGTATTCGGTGGATGGCTTGAAGCAGGAGGCAGCGGTTCTTCCCGGCGGTGTGATTGCTGGGAAAGGAAGCCGCGGCATCCAGGCTTTCGGTCTCGACGGTGTCCAGCTGCGCGAGGTTTCGACGACTTCGACCGGAAAGAGCGATGCAAAAAATGATCTAGAGAATGATTTAAAGAATGATTTAAAGAATGACCTAAAAGATGGTCAGAAAGATATTGCGAAGGCTGGCGCGAGGGATGACTTAAAAAGTGACGCGAAGAATATGGAGAAGAAACGCGCATCGCTGGATGCCTCCACCTCCTCTTCGCTGGGCATTCCTCTTGTAGCGGATCTCATTTCCGGTACTCTGCCGACGGCTACGCCTGGTATAGCCTCCGGTACATCCGCGAAAAGCGCGGCTCCCGGCGCGCTCACTTCCGGTGTTGCGCCCGGCAAACCCGCGCTCGCTCAGGCAGGCGCCTCGCAATACGGAGCGGCCTCTCTTGGCGAGCCATCGCCTGCGGTTGTGGTGCAGGCGGGCAGTCAATCCGCAGGCGAGAGTGTCCCCGGCTTTCCGGCTGCGTTTCAGGGATCTGTTGGATCGTTAAGTACGCAAGTGCCGATGAAGGCTGCTGCGGATTTAGTTCAGCCGAAAGACATCCAGTCGACGAAGGATGCGCAGCCGACGCAAGCGCTCTCAGCGCAGGCTGCAAGCTCTACAGGTTCCGCACCGGCTTTGCAGGCGAAGACTGCAGTCGCCGTGGCGAAGGCGGCCGGTGCGCAAGGGATACTCCCCGGCCATTTGCAGGCGGGCAGAAAGGCAAGCGCTGCAGAGGTTACCGCCGCGGTAGCCGGCGAAACCAGGGATGTCGCGGCGAATCCTGCGGCCACTGTACAGGCCGCTCCTGGTGTGAGCCCTGGTGTAAGTTCCGGTGCAAATTCTGGCGCCGCTGCAATGCCTTCCGGAGCGTCTGCGACGGCATCGGCTTCTGCGCGGGCGATGGCCAGCGATCCTTTTACGGCGATGGATGGCGGGATGCCGGAGCCGCAACTGATGCACGCCACGCATCAGGAGGTGGCGGTCGGCTTGCACGATCCCACGTATGGGTGGATGGAGATCAACACGCATTTCGCAGGAGGGCAGGTGAATGCATCGTTCACCACGGCATCCAGCGAGGCGCATCACGTGCTGCAGACGCAGCTTCCGGCGATGGCGGAGTATCTCTCGAGCCGGGATATCCAGGTGGATCACTTTTCGTTGGCGGGGAATTCTTCTCAATCTCAGGGTTTCTCCGGAGGGGGAGACGCCCCATCGCAGAGCAACGGGCAGGGGCAGCCGCGGACAGAGCAGGCGGCACCTGTGCGGCGAGAGGCTTTGGCTGCAGAGAGTATGGGCGTATCAGGCGGCGAGCGTCGAGGGGCGTCGCGCATCGACATCCTTGCTTAG
- a CDS encoding flagellar FliJ family protein, with product MSQSLHRILRLREQSEEICRGELKREMLRLRAVEQAIQASRDECRASRSAVFHALAGNAGQDWLLAESARELAEWRIRSLQPQLEQQRQRVEELRQRFLECRKEKRQVEQLIEVESAAARAEEARRQQSALDDWYEQGKRRKRFSRK from the coding sequence ATGTCGCAATCCCTCCATCGAATTCTGCGGCTGCGCGAGCAGAGCGAAGAGATTTGCCGTGGCGAGTTGAAGCGAGAGATGCTGCGGCTGCGGGCGGTGGAGCAGGCGATCCAGGCAAGCAGGGACGAGTGCCGGGCCAGCCGCAGCGCGGTGTTCCATGCGCTTGCCGGCAATGCGGGACAGGACTGGCTGCTGGCGGAGAGCGCACGGGAGCTTGCGGAGTGGCGGATTCGCAGCCTGCAGCCGCAACTGGAACAGCAGCGCCAGAGAGTGGAGGAGTTGCGCCAGCGATTTCTGGAGTGCCGCAAGGAAAAGCGCCAGGTTGAGCAACTGATCGAGGTCGAGAGCGCTGCTGCGAGAGCGGAAGAGGCGCGCCGTCAGCAGAGTGCTCTGGATGACTGGTACGAACAGGGGAAGCGCCGCAAGAGGTTCTCGCGCAAGTAG